A single genomic interval of Corvus cornix cornix isolate S_Up_H32 chromosome 1, ASM73873v5, whole genome shotgun sequence harbors:
- the SPRYD7 gene encoding SPRY domain-containing protein 7, protein MAASVLCCFSWCRDGGAGHIPLKEMPAVHLDTQRMGTDVVIVKNGRRICGTGGCLANAPLHQNKSYFEFKIQSTGIWGIGVATQKANLNQIPLGRDVHSLVMRNDGALYYNNEEKNRLPANNLPQEGDVVGITYDHVELNVYLNGKNMHCPASGIRGTVYPVVYVDDSAILDCQFSEFYHTPPPGFEKILFEQQIF, encoded by the exons ATGGCCGCCTCcgtgctctgctgcttctcctggtgCCGGGATGGCGGCGCCGGGCACATCCCGCTCAAGGAGATGCCGGCCGTGCACCTGGACACGCAGCGCATGG gaACAGATGTCGTCATTGTTAAAAATGGCAGAAGAATATGTGGCACGGGAGGCTGCTTAGCCAATGCACCTTTGCATCAGAACAAGAGCTATTTTGAGTTTAAAATCCAGTCTACAG GGATTTGGGGTATTGGAGTTGCAACCCAGAAAGCAAACTTGAATCAAATTCCACTTGGTCGAGATGTCCACAGCCTGGTGATGAGAAATGATGGCGCTCTCTACTATAacaatgaggagaaaaataggTTACCAGCAAACAACCTTCCTCAGGAGGGCGATGTGGTG GGCATTACATATGACCATGTAGaattaaatgtatatttaaatggCAAGAACATGCATTGTCCAGCTTCAGGAATCAGGGGAACTGTCTATCCAGTGGTCTATG TTGATGACAGTGCCATTCTGGATTGTCAGTTCAGTGAATTTTATCATACACCTCCACCCGGGTTTGAAAAGATCCTCTTTGAGCAGCAAATCTTCTGA
- the KCNRG gene encoding potassium channel regulatory protein gives MSSREVVVLSVGGVRFVTRAFTLQQFPESRLARMLNDDDREFKLVNGEFFVDRDGALFSYIMDFLRTLQVSLPTDFSDYQRLQREAEFYGLYPLANLLSQEHLLKPRREILEVRFSPQEMQAFFRIFGSCSTTIEALAEQITVFTGQQSGQGWNSPFPSQKPLVPLPLERPSHHDMVFLCGTEYSASDQFVARYVSIKPDNRKLINGTNVLGLLLDTLLKDGFRLISTRTVVSEEKVECYTFERMKRATGLTITVNQTPGSSGVAQARRSQVQKGK, from the exons ATGAGTAGTCGAGAGGTGGTCGTTCTGAGTGTGGGAGGTGTGAGATTTGTAACCCGGGCTTTTACCTTGCAGCAGTTCCCGGAGTCCAGGCTGGCACGGATGTTGAATGACGATGACCGGGAATTTAAACTGGTGAATGGAGAGTTTTTTGTGGACAGAGATGGAGCTTTGTTTAGTTACATCATGGACTTCTTGAGGACTCTCCAGGTCTCCTTACCAACTGATTTCTCAGACTAtcagaggctgcagagagaagcagaattCTATGGACTCTACCCCCTGGCCAACCTCCTGAGCCAAGAACATTTGCTGAAGCCGAGGCGGGAGATCTTGGAAGTGCGTTTTTCTCCCCAAGAAATGCAGGCCTTTTTCCGGATCTTTGGTTCCTGCAGTACCACCATTGAGGCACTAGCTGAGCAGATCACTGTGTTTACAGGGCAGCAGTCAGGACAGGGCTGGAACagcccttttccttctcagaaacCACTTGTTCCGCTGCCTTTGGAAAGACCTTCTCATCATGACATGGTTTTTCTGTGTGGTACTGAGTATTCTGCTAGTGACCAGTTTGTGGCCAG gTATGTTTCCATAAAGCCTGATAATAGAAAGCTGATTAATGGTACTAATGTCCTAGGCCTGCTGCTTGACACTTTACTCAAAGATGGATTTCGCCTCATAAGCACCAGGACAGTCGTCAGTGAAGAGAAGGTTGAATGCTACACTTTTGAGAGGATGAAGAGGGCAACAGGCCTTACCATCACAGTGAACCAAACCCCAGGAAGCTCTGGGGTAGCACAGGCAAGGAGAAGCCAAgtgcagaaagggaaataa
- the TRIM13 gene encoding E3 ubiquitin-protein ligase TRIM13 isoform X2, with amino-acid sequence MMELLEEDLTCPICCSLFDDPRVLPCSHNFCRKCLEGILEGNVRNVLWRPSPFKCPTCRKETPVTGVNSLQVNYSLKGIVEKYNKIKVTPKMPVCKVHSGQPLNIFCRTDMQLICGVCATRGDHTKHVFCSIEEAYSQEKRAFETLFQGFETWRCGDALSRLDTLETSKRKALQMLTKDSDKVKEFFEKLQHTLEQKRNEILSDFETMKLAVMQAYDPEINKLNTILQEQRMAFNIAEAFKDVSEPIIFLQQMQEFREKIKVLKETPLPCSTVDISPTMKSFDTSQWNGIKLVDVDKLSLPQENNTFKFKIPSVFSRRFIVNSLIFLLILAVTRISFVESVIDNLQCWKSQFLTISLSYLADTVEIADHAVFYWEQMTDGASLLREKCKNYTLVVLDNVAQFVCKYKLL; translated from the coding sequence ATGATGGAGCTCCTAGAGGAAGATCTCACCTGTCCCATTTGCTGTAGCCTGTTTGATGATCCTCGTGTCCTGCCCTGTTCACACAATTTCTGCAGAAAGTGTCTGGAAGGAATTCTTGAGGGAAATGTGCGGAATGTGCTTTGGAGGCCATCCCCTTTCAAGTGCCCCACATGCAGGAAGGAGACTCCTGTTACTGGAGTCAACAGCTTGCAGGTCAACTATTCCCTGAAAGGTATTGTGGAGAAGTACAACAAAATCAAAGTAACTCCAAAAATGCCTGTGTGCAAAGTGCACAGTGGGCAACCCCTTAACATTTTTTGCCGGACAGACATGCAGCTGATCTGTGGGGTTTGTGCCACCCGTGGTGACCACACAAAGCATGTTTTCTGTTCCATTGAAGAAGCTTATTCCCAGGAGAAGCGGGCTTTTGAAACCTTGTTTCAGGGCTTTGAAACTTGGCGTTGTGGAGATGCCCTCTCACGGCTGGATACCTTAGAGACCAGTAAGAGGAAAGCTCTGCAGATGCTGACGAAAGATTCTGACAAAGTGAAGGAGTTCTTTGAGAAGCTGCAGCACACGCTGGAGCAGAAGCGAAATGAGATTCTCTCTGACTTTGAGACCATGAAGCTTGCAGTGATGCAGGCCTACGATCCAGAAATCAATAAACTGAACACGATTCTGCAGGAGCAGCGGATGGCTTTTAACATAGCAGAGGCCTTCAAAGATGTGTCCGAACCCATTATATTTCTGCAGCAGATGCAGGAgttcagggaaaaaatcaaGGTGCTCAAAGAAACCCCTTTACCTTGTTCCACTGTGGACATCAGTCCCACAATGAAGAGCTTTGATACCAGCCAGTGGAATGGAATAAAACTAGTTGACGTGGACAAACTTTCCTTGCCTCAGGAAAACAACACTTTCAAATTCAAGATTCCCTCAGTCTTTTCACGCAGATTTATAGTGAACTCTCTTATTTTCTTGCTCATTCTTGCTGTTACCAGAATATCCTTTGTGGAGTCAGTCATTGACAATCTCCAGTGCTGGAAATCTCAGTTCCTTACAATTAGCTTGTCCTATTTGGCAGATACCGTGGAGATAGCAGATCATGCAGTCTTTTACTGGGAACAGATGACAGATGGAGCCTCACTTCTAAGAGAAAAGTGTAAAAACTATACATTGGTTGTACTGGATAATGTCGCACAGTTTGTGTGTAAATATAAACTGTTGTGA
- the TRIM13 gene encoding E3 ubiquitin-protein ligase TRIM13 isoform X1, with protein MDMMELLEEDLTCPICCSLFDDPRVLPCSHNFCRKCLEGILEGNVRNVLWRPSPFKCPTCRKETPVTGVNSLQVNYSLKGIVEKYNKIKVTPKMPVCKVHSGQPLNIFCRTDMQLICGVCATRGDHTKHVFCSIEEAYSQEKRAFETLFQGFETWRCGDALSRLDTLETSKRKALQMLTKDSDKVKEFFEKLQHTLEQKRNEILSDFETMKLAVMQAYDPEINKLNTILQEQRMAFNIAEAFKDVSEPIIFLQQMQEFREKIKVLKETPLPCSTVDISPTMKSFDTSQWNGIKLVDVDKLSLPQENNTFKFKIPSVFSRRFIVNSLIFLLILAVTRISFVESVIDNLQCWKSQFLTISLSYLADTVEIADHAVFYWEQMTDGASLLREKCKNYTLVVLDNVAQFVCKYKLL; from the exons ATG gATATGATGGAGCTCCTAGAGGAAGATCTCACCTGTCCCATTTGCTGTAGCCTGTTTGATGATCCTCGTGTCCTGCCCTGTTCACACAATTTCTGCAGAAAGTGTCTGGAAGGAATTCTTGAGGGAAATGTGCGGAATGTGCTTTGGAGGCCATCCCCTTTCAAGTGCCCCACATGCAGGAAGGAGACTCCTGTTACTGGAGTCAACAGCTTGCAGGTCAACTATTCCCTGAAAGGTATTGTGGAGAAGTACAACAAAATCAAAGTAACTCCAAAAATGCCTGTGTGCAAAGTGCACAGTGGGCAACCCCTTAACATTTTTTGCCGGACAGACATGCAGCTGATCTGTGGGGTTTGTGCCACCCGTGGTGACCACACAAAGCATGTTTTCTGTTCCATTGAAGAAGCTTATTCCCAGGAGAAGCGGGCTTTTGAAACCTTGTTTCAGGGCTTTGAAACTTGGCGTTGTGGAGATGCCCTCTCACGGCTGGATACCTTAGAGACCAGTAAGAGGAAAGCTCTGCAGATGCTGACGAAAGATTCTGACAAAGTGAAGGAGTTCTTTGAGAAGCTGCAGCACACGCTGGAGCAGAAGCGAAATGAGATTCTCTCTGACTTTGAGACCATGAAGCTTGCAGTGATGCAGGCCTACGATCCAGAAATCAATAAACTGAACACGATTCTGCAGGAGCAGCGGATGGCTTTTAACATAGCAGAGGCCTTCAAAGATGTGTCCGAACCCATTATATTTCTGCAGCAGATGCAGGAgttcagggaaaaaatcaaGGTGCTCAAAGAAACCCCTTTACCTTGTTCCACTGTGGACATCAGTCCCACAATGAAGAGCTTTGATACCAGCCAGTGGAATGGAATAAAACTAGTTGACGTGGACAAACTTTCCTTGCCTCAGGAAAACAACACTTTCAAATTCAAGATTCCCTCAGTCTTTTCACGCAGATTTATAGTGAACTCTCTTATTTTCTTGCTCATTCTTGCTGTTACCAGAATATCCTTTGTGGAGTCAGTCATTGACAATCTCCAGTGCTGGAAATCTCAGTTCCTTACAATTAGCTTGTCCTATTTGGCAGATACCGTGGAGATAGCAGATCATGCAGTCTTTTACTGGGAACAGATGACAGATGGAGCCTCACTTCTAAGAGAAAAGTGTAAAAACTATACATTGGTTGTACTGGATAATGTCGCACAGTTTGTGTGTAAATATAAACTGTTGTGA